A stretch of Dietzia lutea DNA encodes these proteins:
- a CDS encoding GAF domain-containing protein, producing the protein MSAGRPAVASAIVAQSWERSRRRGIDPDRADPPVDLQGPDLSEHLAAHRMAAVLPMVEKVLVSGVVTSGHLVAVADADGRLLWLYGDRGVRSRAERMAFVPGALWSDDAVGANAPGLALRHDVPVRVRGAEHFLAPAHSWSCSAAPVHDPVTGRVVGGIDVTGHDAAASDEMLALVRATALLAEAELRSTPAGVLVPGTAGAAAMPTATAPRLLEVLGTGRPGLSGHGPLTGRHAEILVLLAAHPGGLSGGALAGLLADGRLDDVSVRAEMSRLRRVLGPDVIGSRPYRLAPGAVETDADRVVALLDADVDAAVAAYPGPLLPASDAPGVADLREELHVRVRAAALGAGSARALQAWTAGSGREDPDAWRALGSLPDLFPAARSSARSVHRVLDDRLGA; encoded by the coding sequence ATGTCGGCGGGGAGGCCAGCCGTGGCCAGCGCGATCGTCGCGCAGTCGTGGGAGCGCAGCAGGCGACGGGGGATCGACCCGGATCGGGCGGATCCGCCGGTCGACCTGCAGGGCCCCGACCTGTCCGAGCACCTGGCCGCGCACCGGATGGCGGCGGTGCTGCCCATGGTCGAGAAGGTCCTGGTGTCCGGGGTCGTGACCAGCGGCCACCTCGTGGCGGTGGCCGACGCCGACGGCCGGCTCCTGTGGCTGTACGGGGACCGCGGGGTGAGGTCCCGGGCGGAGCGGATGGCATTCGTGCCGGGGGCGCTGTGGAGCGACGACGCGGTGGGCGCGAACGCCCCGGGTCTCGCGCTGCGACACGACGTCCCCGTGCGGGTGCGCGGCGCGGAGCACTTCCTCGCCCCCGCCCACTCGTGGAGCTGTTCGGCCGCGCCGGTCCACGATCCCGTGACGGGGCGGGTGGTCGGCGGTATCGACGTGACCGGTCACGACGCCGCGGCCTCCGACGAGATGCTCGCCCTGGTCAGGGCCACCGCGTTGCTCGCCGAGGCCGAGCTGCGGTCGACCCCGGCCGGCGTGCTCGTGCCCGGCACGGCGGGGGCGGCGGCCATGCCGACGGCGACCGCGCCGCGCCTCCTCGAGGTCCTCGGAACCGGCCGCCCGGGGCTGTCCGGCCACGGCCCGCTCACCGGCCGGCACGCCGAGATCCTCGTCCTGCTCGCCGCCCACCCCGGTGGCCTGTCCGGAGGGGCGCTCGCCGGGCTCCTCGCCGACGGCCGGCTCGACGACGTCAGCGTTCGCGCCGAGATGTCGAGACTGCGCCGCGTCCTGGGGCCCGACGTCATCGGCTCCCGGCCGTACCGCCTGGCGCCCGGGGCCGTGGAGACCGACGCCGACCGGGTGGTCGCACTGCTCGACGCCGACGTGGACGCCGCGGTGGCGGCCTACCCGGGCCCGCTCCTGCCGGCCTCCGACGCGCCGGGCGTCGCCGACCTGCGAGAGGAGCTGCACGTCCGGGTCCGCGCCGCCGCGTTGGGCGCGGGATCGGCGCGCGCCCTGCAGGCCTGGACCGCCGGTTCCGGACGCGAGGACCCCGACGCGTGGCGCGCCCTGGGATCGCTGCCCGACCTCTTTCCGGCGGCGAGGTCCTCGGCCCGCTCCGTGCACCGGGTGTTGGACGACCGCCTGGGGGCCTGA
- the exaC gene encoding acetaldehyde dehydrogenase ExaC yields the protein MTVYSQPGSADAVMSYESRYEHYIGGEWKAPAKGEYFENVTPITGQVFCEVGRGTAEDIEAALDAAWAAAPAWNATSAAERSLVLLRIADRMEENLEKLALAESWDNGKAIRETLNADIPLAIDHFRYFAGAIRAQEGGISQIDDDTVAYHFHEPLGVVGQIIPWNFPVLMAVWKLAPALAAGNCVVLKPAEQTPASILYLMSVIGDLLPAGVVNVVNGFGTEAGKPLASNPRIRKVAFTGETTTGRLIMQYASENLIPVTLELGGKSPNIFFEDVMDADDDFRQAALEGFAMFGLNQGEVCTCPSRALVQKSIFDEFTELAIERTNRITTGNPLDTDTMIGAQASTDQLEKILSYIDIGKQEGADVLTGGGRAELDGDLAGGFYVQPTVFRGHNKMRLFQEEIFGPVLSLSSFTDFDDAMMIANDTLYGLGAGVWSRNGTTAYRAGRTIQAGRVWTNTYHQYPAHAAFGGYKQSGIGRENHLMMLDYYQQTKCLLVSYSGKPQGFF from the coding sequence ATGACCGTCTACTCCCAGCCCGGTTCCGCCGACGCGGTGATGTCCTACGAGAGCCGTTACGAGCACTACATCGGCGGCGAGTGGAAGGCCCCGGCCAAGGGCGAGTACTTCGAGAACGTCACGCCCATCACCGGCCAGGTGTTCTGCGAGGTGGGCCGCGGGACGGCCGAGGACATCGAGGCCGCGCTCGACGCCGCGTGGGCCGCCGCCCCCGCGTGGAACGCCACGTCCGCCGCCGAGCGCTCGCTGGTGCTGCTGCGCATCGCCGACCGGATGGAGGAGAACCTCGAGAAGCTCGCGCTCGCCGAGAGCTGGGACAACGGCAAGGCGATCCGCGAGACCCTCAACGCCGACATCCCGCTGGCGATCGACCACTTCCGCTACTTCGCCGGCGCCATCCGCGCCCAGGAGGGTGGGATCTCCCAGATCGACGACGACACCGTGGCCTACCACTTCCACGAGCCGCTCGGCGTGGTCGGGCAGATCATCCCGTGGAACTTCCCCGTCCTCATGGCGGTGTGGAAGCTCGCGCCCGCGCTGGCCGCCGGCAACTGCGTGGTCCTCAAGCCGGCCGAGCAGACCCCCGCCTCGATCCTCTACCTCATGTCCGTCATCGGCGACCTGCTGCCGGCGGGCGTGGTCAACGTGGTCAACGGCTTCGGCACCGAGGCCGGCAAGCCGCTCGCCTCCAACCCGCGCATCCGCAAGGTCGCGTTCACCGGCGAGACCACCACGGGCCGGCTGATCATGCAGTACGCCTCCGAGAACCTCATCCCCGTCACCCTCGAGCTGGGCGGCAAGAGCCCCAACATCTTCTTCGAAGACGTCATGGACGCCGACGACGACTTCCGCCAGGCCGCCCTCGAGGGCTTCGCGATGTTCGGCCTCAACCAGGGCGAGGTGTGCACGTGCCCCTCGCGCGCGCTCGTGCAGAAGTCGATCTTCGACGAGTTCACCGAGCTGGCGATCGAGCGCACCAACCGCATCACGACCGGCAACCCGCTGGACACCGACACGATGATCGGCGCGCAGGCCTCCACCGATCAGCTGGAGAAGATCCTGTCCTACATCGACATCGGCAAGCAGGAGGGCGCGGACGTCCTCACCGGGGGCGGGCGCGCCGAGCTCGACGGCGACCTGGCCGGCGGCTTCTACGTGCAGCCCACCGTCTTCCGCGGCCACAACAAGATGCGGCTGTTCCAGGAGGAGATCTTCGGGCCCGTGCTCAGCCTGAGCTCGTTCACCGACTTCGACGACGCCATGATGATCGCCAACGACACCCTCTACGGCCTCGGCGCCGGCGTGTGGTCGCGCAACGGCACCACCGCCTACCGCGCCGGCCGCACCATCCAGGCCGGCCGCGTGTGGACCAACACCTACCACCAGTACCCGGCGCACGCGGCGTTCGGCGGCTACAAGCAGTCCGGGATCGGCCGCGAGAACCACCTCATGATGCTCGACTACTACCAGCAGACCAAGTGCCTGCTCGTGAGCTACTCGGGCAAGCCGCAGGGCTTCTTCTGA
- a CDS encoding DUF779 domain-containing protein — translation MDDVCGLPSGGSVRIAARAAAPGGAPDDLPPRVVATEPAVELIRELVARHGPVMFHQSGGCCDGSAPMCYPDGEFRVGQRDVLVGELDLGDDDDEARTSSPSSSRVRVWISGSQFETWKHTQLVLDAVPGRGSGFSLENPTGKRFLSRARTFDERELAALGEFPPPAGADMDV, via the coding sequence ATGGACGACGTGTGTGGGCTGCCCTCGGGTGGGAGCGTGCGGATCGCCGCGCGCGCCGCGGCGCCCGGGGGTGCGCCCGACGACCTGCCGCCGCGCGTGGTGGCGACCGAGCCGGCCGTCGAGCTCATCCGCGAGCTCGTCGCCCGGCACGGGCCGGTGATGTTCCACCAGTCCGGCGGGTGCTGCGACGGGTCCGCCCCCATGTGCTACCCGGACGGTGAGTTCCGCGTGGGGCAGCGCGACGTGTTGGTGGGGGAGCTGGACCTGGGTGACGACGACGACGAGGCGCGCACGTCCTCGCCGTCGTCGTCACGGGTACGCGTGTGGATCTCGGGCTCACAGTTCGAGACCTGGAAGCACACGCAACTGGTGTTGGACGCCGTCCCGGGCAGGGGCTCGGGGTTCAGTCTCGAGAACCCGACAGGGAAGCGGTTCCTGTCGCGGGCCCGCACGTTCGACGAGCGCGAGCTCGCCGCCCTCGGGGAGTTCCCGCCGCCGGCGGGGGCGGACATGGACGTGTAG
- a CDS encoding HD domain-containing protein, with protein sequence MDTDRTASADPLGATVEFLTAELRADLLDRWNEPQRRYHNETHLRAVLRAIDALEADGESFDGTEVRLAAWLHAAVFDPAGSENTDKSAALAERVLDPAAPVAEVARLVRLMGGHRVEPGDLNGAVLSDADLAVLGADPDTYDTYARDVRHEYAHVPGERFVAGRIGALEGLLERRSVFLTRAGRDMWEKQAHANLNRELGLLRAGGFPAA encoded by the coding sequence ATGGACACGGACCGTACGGCCTCCGCTGACCCCCTCGGCGCCACCGTCGAGTTCCTCACCGCCGAGCTGCGTGCTGACCTGCTCGACCGGTGGAACGAGCCGCAGCGCCGGTACCACAACGAGACGCACCTGCGGGCCGTGCTGCGGGCGATCGACGCGCTCGAGGCCGACGGGGAGTCGTTCGACGGGACCGAGGTCCGGCTGGCCGCCTGGCTGCACGCGGCGGTGTTCGATCCCGCCGGCTCGGAGAACACCGACAAGTCCGCGGCGCTGGCCGAGCGCGTGCTCGACCCCGCTGCGCCGGTCGCCGAGGTCGCGCGGCTGGTCCGGCTCATGGGCGGGCACCGCGTCGAGCCCGGCGACCTCAACGGCGCGGTCCTCTCGGACGCCGACCTCGCCGTGCTGGGCGCCGACCCCGACACGTATGACACCTACGCTCGCGACGTCCGCCACGAGTACGCCCACGTGCCGGGCGAGCGGTTCGTGGCCGGGCGGATCGGCGCGTTGGAGGGGCTGCTCGAACGGCGTTCGGTGTTCCTCACGCGGGCGGGACGCGACATGTGGGAGAAGCAGGCCCACGCCAACCTCAATCGCGAGCTGGGGCTCCTGCGCGCGGGCGGATTCCCGGCGGCGTGA
- a CDS encoding FMN-binding glutamate synthase family protein: MRKWLLGAPLAAIAAVAATDLRQTRHPILRTFPVLGHARMALTAIGPELRQYIVAGNDEERPFTRDQRDWVYESSETRATTFGFGTDNDVEFLEGYPIVKQRTFSDVTLSARPHAGQQLPLPPAKVLGAARGRARAYRPESLVSISAMSYGSLSAPAVEALNRGAALAGVLHNTGEGGLSPYHQNGAELVFQIGTAYFGVRDDDGRLDIDKLVALTEKHPIRAIEIKLSQGAKPGLGGLLPAAKITEEIAAIRGIPMDEDCASPSRHTAFHDVDSMLDLVEEIADRTGLPVGIKSAVGDMTFWEDLATAMVPRDRGVDFITIDGGEGGTGAGPLVFTDAVSLPFRLGFPRVYSVFAEAGLTDDVMFIGSGKLGIPENAVVALALGVDMINVAREPMLSVGCIQAQKCHTGGCPTGVATQNPWLVRGVDPTAMAVRCSNYIRSLRRELVKVAGAVGVPHPGLIGPTDVELARGTRDAHTLADIYGYRDGWGLPGEDDARAITEFMVASGVAEYTAAVTPPGIRPRAGAPARD; encoded by the coding sequence ATGCGCAAATGGCTCCTCGGCGCGCCACTGGCCGCGATCGCCGCGGTCGCGGCCACCGACCTGCGACAGACGCGCCACCCGATCCTGCGGACCTTCCCCGTCCTCGGCCACGCCCGCATGGCACTGACCGCCATCGGCCCCGAGCTGCGGCAGTACATCGTCGCGGGCAACGACGAGGAACGCCCGTTCACCCGCGACCAGCGCGACTGGGTGTACGAGTCCTCCGAGACCCGGGCGACCACGTTCGGCTTCGGCACGGACAACGACGTCGAGTTCCTCGAGGGCTACCCGATCGTCAAGCAGCGCACCTTCAGTGACGTCACGCTGTCCGCCCGACCGCACGCCGGGCAGCAGCTCCCGCTCCCGCCCGCCAAGGTGCTCGGAGCCGCCCGGGGTCGCGCCCGCGCGTACCGGCCGGAGTCGCTGGTGAGCATCTCGGCGATGAGCTACGGCTCGCTCTCCGCCCCGGCGGTGGAAGCGCTCAACCGCGGCGCCGCCCTCGCGGGGGTCCTGCACAACACCGGCGAGGGCGGACTGAGCCCGTACCACCAGAACGGCGCCGAGCTGGTCTTCCAGATCGGCACCGCGTACTTCGGCGTCCGCGACGACGACGGCCGCCTCGACATCGACAAGCTGGTGGCCCTCACCGAGAAGCACCCGATCCGGGCCATCGAGATCAAGCTCAGCCAGGGCGCCAAGCCGGGCCTCGGCGGGCTCCTCCCGGCGGCCAAGATCACCGAGGAGATCGCCGCGATCCGCGGGATCCCGATGGATGAGGACTGCGCGAGCCCCTCCCGCCACACCGCGTTCCACGACGTCGACTCGATGCTGGACCTGGTCGAGGAGATCGCGGACCGCACCGGACTGCCCGTCGGCATCAAGTCGGCGGTCGGCGACATGACCTTCTGGGAGGATCTCGCCACCGCGATGGTCCCGCGCGACCGGGGCGTCGACTTCATCACGATCGACGGGGGAGAGGGCGGCACCGGAGCGGGTCCGCTCGTGTTCACAGACGCCGTGTCCCTGCCCTTCCGCCTGGGCTTCCCGCGCGTCTACTCGGTCTTCGCCGAGGCCGGGCTGACCGACGACGTCATGTTCATCGGGTCCGGCAAACTCGGGATCCCGGAGAACGCGGTGGTCGCGCTGGCGCTGGGCGTCGACATGATCAACGTGGCGCGCGAGCCGATGCTGTCGGTGGGCTGCATCCAGGCGCAGAAGTGTCACACCGGCGGCTGCCCCACGGGAGTCGCCACCCAGAACCCCTGGCTCGTCCGCGGTGTCGATCCCACGGCGATGGCGGTGCGGTGCTCGAACTACATCCGGTCACTGCGCCGCGAGCTCGTCAAGGTCGCCGGCGCGGTCGGGGTCCCACATCCCGGCCTCATCGGTCCGACCGACGTCGAGCTCGCCCGTGGCACGCGGGACGCACACACCCTGGCCGACATCTACGGGTACCGCGACGGCTGGGGACTGCCGGGCGAGGACGACGCCCGCGCCATCACCGAGTTCATGGTCGCCTCCGGCGTCGCGGAGTACACGGCCGCGGTCACGCCGCCGGGAATCCGCCCGCGCGCAGGAGCCCCAGCTCGCGATTGA
- a CDS encoding maleylpyruvate isomerase family mycothiol-dependent enzyme, with translation MSRQSADSDRLWSAIHLERDALADELGRLDDTDWHVISLCTRWRVEEVVAHLTAVARTGRVRWIRSFVGAGFNTDRHNRRRLEEQLGATPRETLANFVDSSTLRVAPFGDTAAWLGETIVHAEDIRRPLGRTREYPIDALTAVASFYTSKDFAVNSATLVKGLSLRAVDGPFAAGTGPEVSGPTLALVMAMAGRPTALADLTGGGVEELGRRVRAGCAR, from the coding sequence ATGAGCCGCCAATCCGCAGACAGCGACCGGCTCTGGTCCGCCATCCACCTGGAGCGCGACGCGCTCGCAGACGAACTCGGTCGGCTCGACGACACGGACTGGCACGTGATCTCGCTGTGTACGCGGTGGCGGGTCGAGGAGGTGGTCGCGCACCTCACCGCGGTCGCGCGGACCGGCCGGGTGCGCTGGATCCGCAGCTTCGTCGGCGCGGGTTTCAACACCGACCGGCACAACCGCCGGCGGCTGGAGGAGCAGCTCGGCGCCACCCCGCGGGAGACGCTGGCGAACTTCGTCGACTCGTCGACGCTGCGGGTGGCGCCCTTCGGTGACACGGCGGCGTGGCTCGGCGAGACGATCGTGCACGCCGAGGACATCCGCCGACCCCTCGGTCGGACGCGTGAATATCCGATCGACGCGCTCACCGCGGTGGCCTCGTTCTACACGTCGAAAGACTTCGCGGTGAACAGCGCGACGCTCGTCAAGGGGCTGAGCCTACGCGCGGTGGACGGGCCGTTCGCCGCCGGGACCGGCCCTGAGGTGTCGGGGCCGACCCTGGCGTTGGTGATGGCCATGGCCGGTCGCCCGACGGCCCTGGCCGATCTGACGGGCGGGGGAGTGGAGGAGCTCGGGCGTCGCGTCAGGGCAGGATGCGCGAGATGA
- a CDS encoding glycerate kinase, with the protein MTIVVACGAFKGSLTAIEACRHAAEGARRAHPDADVVERPVADGGGGSLEVMVAGGARPVPVTASGPTGETVETSFAAIDPDTAFVEMADACGLLRLPGGEPRPLEASSRGVGEVMLAALRSGRGNIHLGIGGSASTDGGTGMLSALGARFLDASGAELPDGGGALINLDRVDLDGVDPAVRAARILVACDVDNPLLGPLGAARVYGPQKGATEAQLDELEAGLARLVEVLRAQGLDVDPDAPGSGAAGGVGFAARELLGASLDPGFEVLGTLTGLEDMLSAADLVVTGEGRLDDQTMHGKTPMGVAALCRSHAVPVVAVCGRLDLEADRVAEAGFVAAAALTEREPDLERSIANAGPLLEDVAADVISRILP; encoded by the coding sequence GTGACGATCGTCGTGGCCTGCGGGGCCTTCAAGGGCTCACTCACCGCTATCGAGGCGTGCCGTCACGCGGCCGAGGGCGCCCGGCGGGCACACCCCGACGCCGACGTGGTCGAGCGCCCGGTCGCCGACGGCGGGGGCGGCAGCCTCGAGGTGATGGTCGCCGGCGGCGCCCGCCCCGTGCCCGTCACCGCCTCCGGGCCCACGGGCGAGACGGTGGAGACGTCCTTCGCCGCCATCGATCCGGACACCGCGTTCGTCGAGATGGCCGACGCCTGCGGCCTGCTCCGCCTACCCGGCGGTGAGCCGCGCCCTCTCGAGGCGTCGAGCCGCGGCGTCGGCGAGGTCATGCTGGCCGCGCTCCGATCCGGCCGCGGCAACATCCACCTGGGCATCGGCGGCAGCGCCTCCACCGACGGCGGCACCGGGATGCTCTCCGCCCTGGGCGCGCGGTTCCTCGACGCCTCCGGGGCCGAGCTCCCCGACGGCGGCGGCGCGTTGATCAACCTGGACCGCGTGGACCTCGACGGTGTCGACCCGGCCGTCCGGGCCGCCCGGATCCTCGTGGCCTGCGACGTGGACAACCCACTGCTCGGCCCGCTGGGCGCGGCCCGCGTATACGGCCCGCAGAAGGGCGCCACCGAGGCGCAGCTGGACGAGCTCGAGGCCGGCCTCGCCCGGCTCGTCGAGGTCCTGCGCGCCCAGGGGCTCGACGTGGACCCCGACGCCCCCGGCTCCGGCGCCGCCGGCGGGGTGGGCTTCGCCGCCCGCGAGCTGCTCGGCGCCTCGCTGGACCCCGGCTTCGAGGTGCTCGGCACGCTCACCGGCCTGGAGGACATGCTCTCCGCCGCCGACCTCGTGGTGACCGGCGAGGGGCGGCTCGACGACCAGACCATGCACGGCAAGACCCCGATGGGCGTGGCCGCCCTCTGCCGGTCGCACGCAGTGCCGGTGGTCGCGGTCTGCGGCCGCCTGGATCTCGAGGCCGACCGGGTCGCCGAGGCCGGGTTCGTCGCCGCCGCCGCGTTGACCGAGCGCGAGCCGGACCTCGAGCGCTCGATCGCCAACGCGGGACCACTGCTCGAGGACGTCGCCGCCGACGTCATCTCGCGCATCCTGCCCTGA
- a CDS encoding AAA family ATPase — MDASAAADPPPPGPPVVVETHSALIFLWGDEAHKVRKSVDLGFLDNTTVGARGEQSRREVELNSRLAPDVYRGVLEVRGPDGEVIDHVVRMRRLPARRSLASLVRLRAEGGPGGGDTDIVVGLTEVARQIARLHAAGPRSEEIDAAGTPAAVAGLWTRSLAHLRRLDVGRDAPEIVDDIEALATDYLRGRGPLLESRVADGRIVDGHGDLLAADVYLLDDGPRVIDCLEFDDRLRYGDAVLDIGFLAMDLDASAARDLAVVLLGAYREASGDDAPPSLVHHYIGYRALVRSKVTAIRAEQAADGDGGRGDARRALELADLAVDSLLRARVRLVLVGGVSGSGKSTLAAPLAEALGAELLRSDVVRSDVVRAQAAPRSDRYSEAAVGAVYTEMLARAAASLALGRSVVLDATWLEPRRRAEAETVAADTHAELVEISCTAPRDELVRRITERARGGTDPSEATIEVLDGQLARPAAWPEAIHVDTAELDVRDREAVRRWAERELGPLPWA, encoded by the coding sequence ATGGACGCTTCCGCAGCCGCCGATCCGCCGCCCCCCGGCCCGCCCGTCGTGGTGGAGACGCACAGCGCGCTCATCTTCCTCTGGGGTGACGAGGCTCACAAAGTCCGCAAATCGGTCGACCTCGGCTTCCTCGACAACACCACCGTCGGGGCCCGCGGGGAGCAGAGCCGGCGCGAGGTCGAGCTCAACAGTCGGCTCGCCCCGGACGTGTACAGGGGCGTGTTGGAGGTGAGGGGTCCCGACGGCGAGGTGATCGATCACGTCGTGCGGATGCGCCGGCTGCCGGCGCGCAGGAGCCTCGCCTCACTGGTCCGCCTCCGGGCCGAGGGCGGGCCCGGGGGCGGCGATACGGACATCGTGGTGGGCCTGACCGAGGTGGCCCGGCAGATCGCGCGCCTCCACGCCGCCGGCCCGCGCTCGGAGGAGATCGACGCGGCGGGCACCCCGGCGGCGGTGGCCGGGTTGTGGACCCGGTCCCTCGCGCATCTGCGCCGCCTCGACGTGGGCCGCGACGCGCCGGAGATCGTCGACGACATCGAGGCGCTGGCCACCGACTACCTGCGCGGGCGCGGTCCACTGCTGGAGTCCCGCGTGGCGGACGGCCGGATCGTCGACGGGCACGGGGACCTCCTGGCCGCCGACGTCTACCTGCTCGACGACGGGCCGAGGGTGATCGACTGCCTCGAGTTCGACGACCGACTCCGCTACGGGGACGCGGTGCTGGACATCGGGTTCCTGGCCATGGACCTCGACGCGTCGGCGGCGCGGGACCTCGCCGTCGTCCTCCTCGGGGCCTACCGGGAGGCCTCCGGCGACGACGCGCCGCCGTCGCTCGTCCACCACTACATCGGGTACCGGGCCCTCGTCCGGTCGAAGGTCACCGCGATCCGCGCCGAGCAGGCGGCCGACGGCGACGGGGGCCGCGGCGACGCGCGTCGTGCGCTCGAGCTGGCGGACCTGGCCGTCGACTCGCTGCTGCGCGCGAGGGTGCGACTGGTGCTGGTGGGCGGCGTCTCGGGATCGGGGAAGTCCACCCTCGCGGCGCCGCTGGCGGAGGCACTGGGCGCGGAGCTGCTGCGCTCGGACGTGGTGCGCTCGGACGTGGTGCGGGCGCAGGCGGCCCCGAGGAGCGACAGGTATTCGGAGGCGGCGGTCGGGGCGGTCTACACCGAGATGCTCGCCCGTGCGGCCGCGTCGCTCGCCCTCGGCCGCAGCGTGGTGCTGGACGCCACGTGGCTCGAGCCGCGCCGGCGAGCCGAGGCCGAGACCGTGGCCGCCGACACGCACGCCGAACTGGTGGAGATCTCGTGCACCGCGCCCCGCGACGAGTTGGTGCGAAGGATCACCGAGCGGGCGCGCGGGGGGACGGACCCGTCAGAGGCCACGATCGAGGTGCTCGACGGCCAGCTGGCGCGCCCCGCGGCGTGGCCGGAGGCGATCCACGTCGACACCGCCGAACTCGACGTTCGCGACCGTGAGGCCGTCCGCCGATGGGCGGAACGCGAACTGGGACCGCTGCCCTGGGCCTGA
- a CDS encoding DUF4921 family protein, whose product MTTISRPGGPTALLRRMADGTVKQVNPFTGTQVWTVPGRAHRPIEHTPGTVVAVDPDEPEAHCAFCTTRLRETTPEKARLVREGDAWTVLYEVPADRLDATTPEFRLIGNLFEIVSLDYWRSVHDYRIPARAAAHQAAYLASPAGAEHVRALVRTRIAAAQGDPAAADAMDTTALAEHSESFFGGCHDVVVARRHLVDGATSSDRHASSGELTPEEHEQYVAFTVRAMRGLYRDNPHATYVSVFQNWLAPAGASFAHLHKQLVAIDEVPAKTSREMAALARDPDLYNTAGIDHAAAEGLVVAANEHAVAVVGVGHRHPALVVYSRSTAGRPWEHSAAELRGVSDLLHACHAATGPLVPSNEEWHTLPPGSAGDGAAMPWRIVLKWRISTPAGFEGATGIHVNTIDPWSLRDRVAPRLARLRATGRIADMALGTEWGDVRGALRYAR is encoded by the coding sequence GTGACCACCATCTCTCGACCCGGCGGCCCGACCGCGCTGCTGCGGCGCATGGCCGACGGCACCGTCAAGCAGGTCAATCCCTTCACCGGGACCCAGGTGTGGACGGTCCCCGGCCGCGCGCACCGACCGATCGAGCACACACCCGGCACCGTCGTCGCGGTGGATCCCGACGAGCCGGAGGCGCACTGCGCGTTCTGCACGACCCGCCTGCGCGAGACCACCCCGGAGAAGGCGCGCCTCGTCCGCGAGGGGGACGCCTGGACCGTCCTCTACGAGGTCCCGGCCGACCGACTCGACGCCACGACGCCCGAGTTCCGGCTGATCGGCAATCTCTTCGAGATCGTCTCCCTCGACTACTGGAGGTCGGTGCACGACTACCGGATCCCTGCCCGCGCCGCCGCCCACCAGGCGGCCTACCTCGCGTCCCCGGCCGGCGCCGAGCACGTCCGCGCCCTGGTCCGCACCCGCATCGCCGCCGCACAGGGCGACCCGGCAGCCGCCGACGCCATGGACACCACCGCTCTCGCAGAACACTCGGAGAGCTTCTTCGGCGGCTGCCACGACGTGGTGGTCGCGCGCCGCCACCTCGTCGACGGCGCCACGTCCAGCGACCGCCACGCGTCGTCGGGGGAGCTGACACCGGAGGAGCACGAGCAGTACGTCGCCTTCACGGTCCGTGCCATGCGGGGCCTGTACCGCGACAACCCGCACGCGACGTACGTGTCGGTGTTCCAGAACTGGCTCGCGCCGGCCGGCGCGTCGTTCGCGCACCTGCACAAGCAGCTCGTGGCGATCGACGAGGTCCCCGCCAAGACCTCCCGGGAGATGGCCGCGCTCGCCCGCGACCCGGATCTCTACAACACGGCCGGCATCGATCACGCCGCGGCCGAGGGGCTGGTGGTGGCGGCCAACGAGCACGCCGTCGCGGTGGTCGGCGTCGGTCACCGCCACCCGGCGCTGGTGGTCTACTCGCGGTCGACGGCCGGCCGGCCGTGGGAGCACTCGGCGGCCGAACTGCGTGGAGTCTCCGATCTACTGCACGCCTGCCACGCCGCGACGGGGCCGCTGGTGCCGTCCAACGAGGAGTGGCACACCCTGCCGCCGGGATCGGCGGGGGACGGCGCGGCGATGCCGTGGCGGATCGTGCTCAAGTGGCGCATCTCGACGCCGGCCGGGTTCGAGGGTGCGACCGGGATCCACGTCAACACGATCGACCCGTGGAGCCTGCGCGACCGGGTGGCCCCGCGCCTGGCGCGGCTGCGGGCGACCGGCCGCATCGCCGACATGGCGTTGGGGACCGAGTGGGGGGACGTGCGCGGGGCACTGCGCTACGCGCGGTGA